In the genome of Myxococcus stipitatus, one region contains:
- a CDS encoding Hsp70 family protein, with translation MHACGLDFGTSNTAAALPDGTVLSLQPHTSEPRLYRSVMFFPDDEREIYTGADAINRYMEDNTGRFIQSVKSFLHSSSFRATQVKGRTFTIEELVAILLRRVREAAGAHMGSPPDAVILGRPAVFTPDPEADALAQKRLHRAAELAGFQHIEFLIEPIAAALAYEAQLQRDELVLVADFGAGTTDLTLMRLGPSHRGAKDRRPDVVGSTGVRIGGDRFDAEIMRHKLLPRFGAGSTYRVRGLSDKRLPIPQHVVAKLLSWHEMSFIREKSTQDLLATMLETSDKQAEIQALHDLVMDNLGYRLFRAIEAAKVRLSREDVATVDFEEARISLHEPITRQEFEAFSKPLLDELEQCTEGLLARHPEAQNIDAVFLTGGSSQIPAVRQLYVRRFGEDRVRTADAFTSVAEGLGRASAALG, from the coding sequence ATGCACGCCTGCGGACTCGACTTCGGAACCAGCAACACCGCGGCGGCCCTGCCCGACGGCACGGTGCTGTCCCTGCAACCCCACACCTCGGAGCCGCGCCTCTATCGCTCCGTCATGTTCTTCCCGGACGACGAGCGCGAAATCTACACAGGCGCCGACGCCATCAACCGCTACATGGAGGACAACACCGGACGCTTCATCCAGTCCGTGAAGTCCTTCCTCCACTCCTCCTCCTTCCGCGCCACCCAGGTGAAAGGCCGCACCTTCACCATCGAGGAGCTGGTCGCCATCCTCTTGCGCCGCGTCCGCGAGGCCGCCGGTGCCCACATGGGCTCCCCCCCGGACGCCGTCATCCTGGGCCGCCCCGCCGTCTTCACCCCGGACCCGGAAGCGGACGCGCTCGCGCAGAAGCGCCTCCACCGCGCCGCCGAGCTCGCTGGCTTCCAGCACATCGAGTTCCTCATCGAGCCCATCGCCGCCGCACTCGCCTACGAGGCTCAGCTCCAGCGCGATGAGCTCGTCCTCGTCGCCGACTTCGGCGCCGGCACCACGGACCTCACGCTGATGCGCCTGGGCCCCTCGCACCGAGGCGCCAAGGACCGCCGCCCCGACGTCGTCGGCTCCACCGGTGTGCGCATCGGCGGTGACCGCTTCGACGCCGAAATCATGCGCCACAAGCTGCTGCCCCGCTTCGGCGCCGGTTCCACCTACCGGGTCCGAGGACTCAGCGACAAGCGCCTCCCCATCCCCCAGCACGTGGTGGCCAAGCTGCTCTCCTGGCATGAGATGTCCTTCATCCGCGAGAAGTCCACGCAGGACCTGCTCGCGACCATGCTGGAGACCAGCGACAAGCAGGCCGAAATCCAGGCCCTGCATGACCTGGTGATGGACAACCTGGGCTACCGCCTCTTCCGAGCCATCGAGGCCGCCAAGGTCCGCCTGTCCCGCGAGGACGTGGCCACCGTGGACTTCGAGGAGGCACGCATCAGCCTCCACGAGCCCATCACCCGCCAGGAGTTCGAGGCGTTCAGCAAGCCGCTGCTCGACGAGCTGGAGCAGTGCACGGAAGGACTGCTCGCGCGCCACCCCGAGGCCCAGAACATCGACGCGGTGTTCCTCACCGGTGGTTCCTCGCAGATTCCCGCCGTGCGCCAGCTCTACGTGCGGCGCTTCGGAGAGGACCGCGTGCGCACCGCGGACGCCTTCACCTCCGTCGCCGAGGGCCTCGGTCGCGCCTCCGCCGCACTGGGCTGA
- a CDS encoding CHAD domain-containing protein, translating into MAQPTPVRGLSADSELGLAARRILVARLADIRKPEAKLSDTFDDEAVHDMRVATRRLRAALQLFQPLGGWVTRMEPEVKRLQDALGGVRDLHVQSAWIRTVAAKTRKETPEARADISALGKAWLAGLADNETRLREELERWRSRTLPRLLRKVEALEDAHRFVGRRVKEPLDWRVRRVRKRMDVYADSPDAASAHALRKDLKKLRYELEIFQPALRRTLGALVKVFAPLQEGLGELHDADVRLEMFERLAARGKPRERKAARALLPLIREGRAKSSAEVARELQRWHAEAIPRRLRQVLA; encoded by the coding sequence ATGGCCCAGCCCACACCCGTTCGCGGGCTGAGCGCGGACAGCGAGCTCGGACTGGCCGCACGGCGCATCCTCGTGGCGCGACTGGCGGACATCCGCAAGCCCGAGGCGAAGCTCTCCGACACGTTCGACGACGAGGCCGTGCACGACATGCGCGTGGCCACGCGGCGGCTGCGCGCGGCGCTCCAGCTGTTCCAGCCGCTCGGGGGCTGGGTCACCCGGATGGAGCCGGAGGTGAAGCGGCTCCAGGACGCGCTGGGCGGAGTGAGGGACCTCCACGTCCAGTCGGCGTGGATTCGGACGGTCGCGGCGAAGACCCGGAAGGAGACACCGGAGGCTCGGGCCGACATCTCCGCGCTGGGCAAGGCGTGGCTCGCCGGACTGGCGGACAACGAGACGCGGCTGCGCGAGGAGCTGGAGCGGTGGAGGTCTCGCACGCTCCCGCGACTGCTGCGCAAGGTCGAGGCGCTGGAGGATGCCCACCGCTTCGTCGGCCGCCGCGTGAAGGAGCCCCTGGACTGGCGGGTGCGACGGGTGCGCAAGCGCATGGACGTCTACGCGGACTCGCCCGATGCGGCGTCGGCGCATGCGCTGCGCAAGGACTTGAAGAAGCTGCGCTATGAGCTGGAGATCTTCCAGCCGGCGCTGCGCCGCACGTTGGGGGCGCTGGTGAAGGTGTTCGCTCCGCTCCAGGAGGGGCTCGGCGAGCTGCATGACGCGGATGTGCGGCTCGAGATGTTCGAGCGGCTCGCGGCCCGAGGGAAACCTCGGGAGCGCAAGGCGGCCCGCGCGCTGCTACCGCTCATCCGCGAGGGTCGGGCCAAGAGCTCCGCGGAGGTGGCCCGGGAGCTCCAGCGCTGGCACGCCGAGGCGATTCCCCGGCGGCTGCGTCAGGTGCTCGCGTAG
- a CDS encoding inorganic diphosphatase has protein sequence MTDFSRLPMRGRRGAFHVVIESPRGSTVKLKYETSLGAFSLSRPLPRGMRYPFDWGFVPSTKGPDGDPLDAMVLWDEATWPGVVLPCRALGVLQVDQRRTDGQSDDERERNDRILAVPMVAPRYEFLRTYEDVSQLEREELAYFFLAAVHFENKDTRILGWEGPEAVEAMLSSQGGG, from the coding sequence ATGACGGACTTCTCCCGCTTGCCCATGCGCGGACGCCGGGGCGCATTCCATGTCGTCATCGAGTCGCCCCGGGGCTCGACGGTGAAGCTCAAGTACGAGACCTCGCTCGGCGCCTTCTCCCTGTCCCGTCCGCTGCCTCGGGGCATGCGATATCCCTTCGATTGGGGATTTGTTCCCTCGACGAAGGGACCGGATGGGGACCCGCTCGACGCCATGGTGCTCTGGGACGAGGCGACCTGGCCGGGAGTCGTGCTGCCCTGCCGCGCGCTCGGGGTGCTCCAGGTGGACCAGCGGCGCACCGACGGCCAGTCCGACGATGAGCGGGAGCGCAATGACCGCATCCTCGCCGTACCCATGGTGGCGCCTCGGTACGAGTTCCTGCGCACCTACGAGGATGTCTCCCAGCTCGAGCGTGAGGAACTGGCGTACTTCTTCCTCGCCGCCGTGCACTTCGAGAACAAGGACACACGCATCCTCGGCTGGGAGGGCCCGGAGGCCGTCGAGGCGATGTTGTCCTCCCAGGGGGGAGGTTAG
- a CDS encoding TetR/AcrR family transcriptional regulator, with protein MTTRGVRKKAAAPRRRAYHHGDLRQALVDATLKLIEVEDVGAVSLREVARRAGVTAAAPYHHFRDKDALLAAVAEEGYRALNQQLDEALASTRPARTDHQLRALARCYVRFAVEHPAHYRVMFRREWSDEEKYAGLHTEGMRAYGRLQVLAQEAKAATGDKVDMDTLAFTIWAWVHGLAALWNEGPLRKKSRSDSIEPLLERSTDLFVGWVMAK; from the coding sequence ATGACGACCCGGGGCGTGAGGAAGAAGGCGGCGGCGCCGCGACGGCGGGCCTATCACCACGGGGACCTGCGGCAGGCCCTGGTGGACGCCACCCTGAAGCTCATCGAGGTGGAGGATGTGGGCGCGGTGTCGCTGCGCGAAGTCGCGCGGAGGGCGGGAGTCACGGCGGCGGCGCCCTATCACCACTTCCGGGACAAGGACGCGCTCCTGGCCGCCGTGGCGGAGGAGGGCTACCGAGCCCTCAACCAACAGCTGGACGAGGCGCTCGCGAGCACCCGCCCCGCGCGCACGGACCACCAGCTGCGCGCGCTCGCCCGGTGCTACGTGCGCTTCGCCGTGGAGCACCCCGCGCACTACCGCGTCATGTTCCGGCGCGAGTGGAGTGACGAAGAGAAGTACGCGGGCCTGCACACGGAAGGCATGCGCGCCTACGGACGGCTCCAGGTGCTGGCCCAGGAGGCCAAGGCGGCCACGGGCGACAAGGTGGACATGGACACGCTGGCGTTCACCATCTGGGCCTGGGTGCACGGCCTGGCCGCGCTGTGGAACGAGGGGCCGCTGCGCAAGAAGTCCCGGAGCGACTCCATCGAGCCGCTGCTGGAGCGCTCCACGGACCTGTTCGTCGGGTGGGTGATGGCGAAGTAG
- a CDS encoding SDR family oxidoreductase — MRAFVTGSTGLLGSNVVRALVAGGHTVRALARSASKARQVLGGLEGVEVVEGDMLEVKGFAAALDGCDVVIHTAAYFREYYAPGDHWPKLYAINVKATVELAEEAHRRGVKRFVDISSSGTVGTKPDGSPGDEHTPPAPVASSNLYFKSKVESERELNAFSARSGLGVVYVLPGWMFGPWDAGPTGAGQFVLDFLAGKMPALLDGGSALVDARDVARATVVAAEKGRAGERYVVGGEFVDLATLSQTLERVSGVKGPRRTLPHGLALALAVVGQTWARLTGGATSLTVEGVQVMHAKLRVDSAKARRELGASFRPLEETLRDTVAWLREHKLQAAPAAGTKPHVATSP; from the coding sequence ATGCGCGCGTTCGTGACGGGAAGCACGGGGCTGTTGGGGAGCAACGTGGTGCGGGCGCTGGTGGCCGGGGGGCACACGGTGCGGGCGCTGGCCCGCTCCGCGTCGAAGGCGCGCCAGGTGCTGGGCGGACTGGAGGGCGTGGAGGTGGTGGAAGGAGACATGCTGGAGGTGAAGGGCTTCGCGGCGGCGTTGGACGGCTGCGACGTGGTCATCCACACGGCGGCCTACTTCCGTGAATACTACGCGCCCGGCGACCACTGGCCGAAGCTGTATGCCATCAACGTGAAGGCCACGGTGGAGCTGGCCGAGGAGGCCCACCGGCGCGGGGTGAAGCGCTTCGTGGACATCAGCTCCTCGGGGACGGTGGGGACGAAGCCGGACGGCTCGCCGGGTGATGAGCACACGCCGCCCGCGCCCGTCGCCTCTTCCAACCTGTACTTCAAGAGCAAGGTGGAGTCGGAGCGGGAGCTGAATGCGTTCAGCGCGCGCTCGGGGCTGGGGGTGGTCTACGTCCTGCCCGGGTGGATGTTCGGCCCCTGGGACGCGGGCCCCACGGGCGCGGGCCAGTTCGTGCTGGATTTCCTCGCGGGGAAGATGCCGGCGCTGCTCGATGGAGGCTCGGCGCTGGTGGATGCGCGCGACGTGGCCCGGGCGACGGTGGTGGCGGCCGAGAAGGGGCGCGCGGGCGAGCGGTACGTCGTGGGCGGCGAGTTCGTGGACCTGGCGACCCTGTCTCAAACCCTCGAGCGGGTGTCGGGCGTGAAGGGGCCGCGCCGGACGCTGCCGCACGGGCTGGCGTTGGCGCTGGCGGTGGTGGGACAGACGTGGGCGCGGCTCACGGGAGGCGCGACGTCGCTGACGGTGGAGGGCGTCCAGGTGATGCACGCGAAGCTGCGCGTGGACTCGGCGAAGGCCCGTCGGGAGCTGGGCGCGTCGTTCCGTCCGTTGGAGGAGACGCTGCGCGACACGGTGGCGTGGCTGCGAGAGCACAAGCTCCAGGCCGCGCCCGCCGCGGGGACGAAGCCGCACGTGGCCACGTCCCCCTGA
- a CDS encoding protein adenylyltransferase SelO, producing the protein MSTLEQLRFDNTYARLPPGFGARVEPRALSNTRLVSANPSALRLLGLSPEEARRPEFLEAMGGGRPLPGMEPFAMVYAGHQFGVYVPRLGDGRAMLLGEVRGPSGEKWDLHLKGGGPTPFSRGGDGRAVLRSSIREYLCGEAMHGLGIPTTRALCLLGSDAPVYREEVETGAMIVRMAPSHVRFGTFEFFHYTEQPEHVARLADHVIDAHFPHLSGAPERHVRFYAEVVERTARLVAQWQAVGFAHGVMNTDNMSILGLTLDYGPFGFLDEFEPGFICNHSDHRGRYAFDQQPRIALWNLACLGEALLTLISEDDARAALATFEPGFSAHFLTRMRAKLGLTETKEEDRALVGDLFALMAEARVDYTRFFRALSRVDAVVEMFPDRARFEAWAERYRARLTAEGSVDTERRARMERVNPRYVLRNWMAQDAITQAQRGDFSRVDRLLTALEDPFTERPDHADLTQEPPSWGRHLVVSCSS; encoded by the coding sequence ATGTCCACGCTCGAACAGCTCCGCTTCGACAACACCTACGCCCGCCTGCCCCCTGGTTTCGGGGCACGGGTGGAACCTCGCGCCCTCTCGAACACCCGGCTGGTGAGCGCCAACCCCTCGGCGCTGCGCCTGCTGGGACTCTCGCCAGAAGAGGCGCGGAGGCCGGAGTTCCTGGAGGCGATGGGCGGCGGACGTCCGCTGCCGGGCATGGAGCCCTTCGCGATGGTGTACGCGGGGCACCAGTTCGGCGTGTACGTGCCCCGGCTCGGGGATGGACGGGCGATGTTGCTGGGCGAGGTGCGGGGCCCCTCGGGAGAGAAGTGGGACCTGCACCTCAAGGGCGGCGGGCCCACGCCCTTCTCGCGAGGCGGAGACGGCAGGGCGGTGCTGCGCTCCTCCATCCGCGAGTACCTGTGCGGCGAGGCCATGCACGGGCTGGGCATCCCCACCACGCGGGCGCTGTGCCTCCTGGGCAGCGACGCGCCGGTGTACCGGGAAGAGGTGGAGACGGGCGCGATGATTGTGCGGATGGCGCCGTCGCACGTGCGCTTCGGCACCTTCGAGTTCTTCCACTACACCGAGCAGCCCGAGCACGTCGCGCGCCTGGCGGACCACGTCATCGACGCGCACTTCCCGCACCTGTCCGGTGCGCCGGAGCGGCACGTGCGCTTCTACGCGGAGGTGGTGGAGCGCACCGCGCGGCTGGTGGCGCAGTGGCAGGCGGTGGGCTTCGCGCACGGGGTGATGAACACGGACAACATGTCCATCCTCGGGCTCACGCTGGACTACGGACCCTTCGGGTTCCTGGACGAGTTCGAGCCGGGCTTCATCTGCAACCACTCCGACCACCGAGGCCGCTACGCGTTCGACCAGCAGCCGCGCATCGCGCTGTGGAACCTGGCGTGCCTGGGCGAGGCGCTGCTCACGCTCATCTCGGAGGACGACGCCCGCGCGGCGCTCGCGACGTTCGAGCCGGGCTTCAGCGCGCACTTCCTGACGCGGATGCGCGCGAAGCTGGGGCTGACCGAGACGAAGGAGGAGGATCGCGCGCTCGTGGGTGACCTCTTCGCGCTCATGGCCGAGGCGCGGGTGGATTACACGCGCTTCTTCCGCGCGCTGTCGCGGGTGGACGCGGTGGTGGAGATGTTCCCGGACCGCGCCCGGTTCGAGGCGTGGGCGGAGCGCTACCGCGCGCGACTGACCGCCGAGGGCAGCGTGGACACGGAGCGGCGAGCGCGCATGGAGCGCGTCAATCCCCGCTACGTGCTGCGCAACTGGATGGCACAAGACGCCATCACGCAGGCGCAGCGCGGGGACTTCTCGCGGGTGGACCGCTTGCTGACGGCGCTCGAGGACCCGTTCACCGAGCGCCCCGACCACGCCGACCTCACCCAGGAGCCGCCCTCGTGGGGACGGCACCTGGTGGTGAGCTGCAGCTCCTGA
- a CDS encoding glutathione S-transferase N-terminal domain-containing protein, translating into MIDLYTFATPNGRKVSIALEELGLPYTAKSVDITKGEQFKPEFLAINPNNKIPAIVDSEGPDGRPITVFESGAILLYLAEKTGQLMPSSLRGKTEVTQWLMFQMGGVGPMFGQFNHFHRFLSTKIPYAVDRYTQESKRLIGVLDGQLGKGDYVAGAYSIADIALYPWVRGVRDYAPDLFHGTRGVPQWLERVGSRPAVQRGMKVP; encoded by the coding sequence ATGATTGACCTGTACACGTTCGCCACGCCCAACGGGCGCAAGGTCTCCATCGCCCTGGAGGAGCTGGGGCTGCCGTACACCGCGAAGTCGGTGGACATCACGAAGGGCGAGCAGTTCAAGCCCGAGTTCCTGGCCATCAACCCCAACAACAAGATTCCGGCCATCGTCGACTCCGAGGGCCCGGACGGCCGCCCCATCACCGTCTTCGAGTCGGGCGCCATCCTGCTGTACCTCGCGGAGAAGACGGGCCAGCTGATGCCCTCCAGCCTGCGCGGCAAGACGGAGGTGACGCAGTGGCTGATGTTCCAGATGGGCGGCGTGGGGCCGATGTTCGGCCAGTTCAACCACTTCCACCGCTTCCTCTCGACGAAGATTCCCTACGCGGTGGACCGCTACACGCAGGAGTCGAAGCGGCTCATCGGCGTGCTGGACGGACAGCTCGGCAAGGGTGACTACGTCGCGGGCGCGTACTCCATCGCGGACATCGCCCTGTACCCCTGGGTGCGCGGCGTGCGCGACTATGCCCCCGACCTCTTCCACGGGACGCGCGGCGTGCCGCAGTGGCTGGAGCGAGTGGGCAGCCGTCCCGCCGTGCAGCGTGGCATGAAGGTGCCCTGA
- a CDS encoding SDR family oxidoreductase, with protein sequence MRAETRLDGKVCLITGATGGIGLETAKALGRMGATVVLVGRDPGRTQAAVEAVKQAVAGAQVDTLRADLSSMQSVRALAADFRSRYSRLDVLLNNAGLIIDRRQTTVDGFEATFATNHLAPFLLTHLLLDLLEASGPSRVVNVSSDAHRVGKVDFDDLQSERSYDGFRVYATSKLANILFTRALAKRLAGTAVTTNAVHPGVVRTGFGHNTQGFFRWIVKLGAPFMLSAEGGARTSIYLSSSPEVEGVSGQYFIRRRQRKPSAAAQDDVSAERLWLESARLTGVTP encoded by the coding sequence ATGCGCGCGGAGACACGGCTGGACGGGAAGGTCTGCCTCATCACCGGAGCCACCGGAGGCATCGGCCTGGAGACGGCCAAGGCCCTGGGTCGCATGGGCGCCACCGTGGTGCTCGTGGGTCGGGACCCGGGCCGCACCCAGGCCGCCGTGGAGGCCGTGAAGCAGGCCGTCGCGGGCGCACAGGTGGACACGCTGCGCGCGGACCTCAGCTCCATGCAGTCCGTGCGCGCGCTGGCCGCGGACTTCCGCTCGCGCTACTCGCGCCTGGATGTCCTGCTCAACAACGCGGGCCTCATCATCGACCGCCGCCAGACGACGGTGGACGGCTTCGAGGCCACGTTCGCCACCAACCACCTGGCGCCCTTCCTCCTCACGCACCTGCTCCTGGACCTGCTCGAGGCCAGCGGGCCCTCGCGCGTCGTCAACGTGTCCTCGGACGCGCACCGCGTCGGCAAGGTGGACTTCGACGACCTGCAGAGCGAGCGGAGCTACGACGGCTTCCGCGTCTACGCCACGTCGAAGCTGGCCAACATCCTGTTCACCCGCGCGCTCGCGAAGCGGCTGGCGGGGACGGCCGTGACGACGAACGCGGTGCACCCCGGCGTGGTGCGCACGGGGTTCGGCCACAACACCCAGGGCTTCTTCCGTTGGATCGTGAAGCTGGGCGCGCCGTTCATGCTCTCCGCCGAGGGCGGCGCCAGGACTTCCATCTATCTCTCCTCCTCCCCCGAGGTGGAGGGTGTCTCCGGGCAGTACTTCATTCGTCGCCGACAGAGGAAGCCGTCCGCCGCCGCGCAGGACGACGTCTCCGCCGAGCGGCTGTGGCTTGAAAGCGCGCGGCTCACGGGAGTCACACCATGA
- the dps gene encoding DNA starvation/stationary phase protection protein Dps, protein MNFPSHVNVPSQTREEIVELLNTLLADAIDLHWQIKQAHWNIRGTHFYSRHLLFDDLAKHARKQADEFAERAGTLGGYAEGTIRLAAKNSELPEYDLKAVESEDHLKALVDRVTRYAASLRNGIQRCDELEEPITVDLLTQVLGDVELDLWFLESHLNGGIRPGGTRGKSGREESARSSDA, encoded by the coding sequence ATGAACTTTCCCAGCCATGTGAATGTCCCCAGTCAGACGCGCGAAGAGATTGTCGAGCTGCTCAACACCCTGCTCGCCGACGCCATCGACCTGCACTGGCAAATCAAGCAAGCGCACTGGAACATCCGGGGCACCCACTTCTACAGCCGGCACCTGCTCTTCGACGACCTGGCCAAGCACGCGCGCAAGCAGGCCGACGAGTTCGCCGAGCGCGCCGGCACCCTGGGCGGCTACGCCGAGGGAACCATCCGCCTGGCCGCCAAGAACAGCGAGCTGCCCGAGTACGACCTCAAGGCCGTCGAGAGCGAGGACCACCTGAAGGCCCTGGTGGACCGCGTCACGCGCTACGCGGCCTCCCTGCGCAACGGCATCCAGCGCTGCGACGAGCTGGAGGAGCCCATCACCGTGGACCTGCTCACCCAGGTCCTGGGCGACGTGGAGCTGGACCTGTGGTTCCTGGAGAGCCACCTCAACGGCGGCATTCGCCCCGGCGGCACCCGAGGCAAGAGCGGACGCGAGGAGAGCGCGCGCTCCTCCGACGCCTGA